A region of Ahaetulla prasina isolate Xishuangbanna chromosome 12, ASM2864084v1, whole genome shotgun sequence DNA encodes the following proteins:
- the LOC131184139 gene encoding homeobox protein Hox-D9-like isoform X2, with amino-acid sequence MRAWRQLCARAAIPRWTAPPCRDPRDRKERAGVGRAGMVFYHAASTEKGALGSEASSLSRLWQSSGQQPSGSWSGADNPPPAAAGSACLAPQFPLLRCLKPSKRKARGTPAFGRKWGSPSRGGFGEGADPGAGAGGAGPPEPGGKQGGDRNTYRPGTAGEAR; translated from the exons ATGCGCGCTTGGAGACAGCTTTGCGCCCGGGCGGCAATCCCCCGCTGGACGGCGCCGCCTTGCCGGGACCCCAGAGACCGCAAAGAAAGGGCGGGCGTGGGGCGAGCTGGCATGGTCTTCTACCACGCCGCAAGCACCGAGAAAGGCGCTTTGGGAAGCGAAGCGAGCAGCCTGTCGAGGCTCTGGCAGTCCTCGGGACAACAGCCATCCGGGAGCTGGAGTGGGGCGGACAACCCGCCACCGGCTGCAGCGGGCTCTGCCTGCCTCGCTCCTCAGTTTCCCTTGCTCCGTTGTCTGAAGCCCTCCAAGCGGAAGGCGCGCGGGACTCCCGCCTTTGGTCGGAAGTGGGGCTCGCCCTCCCGGGGAGGCTTCGGGGAGGGGGCCGACCCTGGCGCTGGTGCCGGGGGAGCCGGACCTCCCGAGCCCGGAGGCAAGCAGGGAGGCGACCGGAACACTTACCGTCCGGGAACCGCTGGCGAGGCGAG GTAA
- the LOC131184139 gene encoding homeobox protein Hox-D9-like isoform X1 yields the protein MRAWRQLCARAAIPRWTAPPCRDPRDRKERAGVGRAGMVFYHAASTEKGALGSEASSLSRLWQSSGQQPSGSWSGADNPPPAAAGSACLAPQFPLLRCLKPSKRKARGTPAFGRKWGSPSRGGFGEGADPGAGAGGAGPPEPGGKQGGDRNTYRPGTAGEARKTI from the exons ATGCGCGCTTGGAGACAGCTTTGCGCCCGGGCGGCAATCCCCCGCTGGACGGCGCCGCCTTGCCGGGACCCCAGAGACCGCAAAGAAAGGGCGGGCGTGGGGCGAGCTGGCATGGTCTTCTACCACGCCGCAAGCACCGAGAAAGGCGCTTTGGGAAGCGAAGCGAGCAGCCTGTCGAGGCTCTGGCAGTCCTCGGGACAACAGCCATCCGGGAGCTGGAGTGGGGCGGACAACCCGCCACCGGCTGCAGCGGGCTCTGCCTGCCTCGCTCCTCAGTTTCCCTTGCTCCGTTGTCTGAAGCCCTCCAAGCGGAAGGCGCGCGGGACTCCCGCCTTTGGTCGGAAGTGGGGCTCGCCCTCCCGGGGAGGCTTCGGGGAGGGGGCCGACCCTGGCGCTGGTGCCGGGGGAGCCGGACCTCCCGAGCCCGGAGGCAAGCAGGGAGGCGACCGGAACACTTACCGTCCGGGAACCGCTGGCGAGGCGAG GAAAACCATCTGA